A region of the Notolabrus celidotus isolate fNotCel1 chromosome 18, fNotCel1.pri, whole genome shotgun sequence genome:
ACAAAACTGATTTCATGAGCTCTTATTGGTGATGAAATTCGCCATAAAGTGGCACATGAAACTTACTTGCAAATCATTGAGAAAGAGTCACTGGAGGCAACAGTCTTTTCACATTCAGCTATATTACCGTCTGTGTGCTGCACCATCACTATGCAtttgtatttttacaataaACCCACAAAGCTGTAATTTTGGTCTCTGAGTGTGTGATTTTCCACAGCGTCATGGTACTGTGGAAGGACAACATAAAAAGAACATGTAGAGAAACTCAACAATCTTCCATATAGACATTAACAGTGACGCTGATTTGTCTCCGTTATCCTCTGTCACTACTTCCAATACCGGCTCGACTGAAGGACAGCTTCATCACACCATTGTGCCTCTGACATTTGGCAGTAAGGCGTAACAGAGGGGTAACAGTCCCATCCTCAACAGGCAAAGTAAAATGAGTTAATGATAAATGGCCGGTTGGTgagaaatctgtttttttcaggATTGAACAATAAAGACTCTGAACCAGTTAGTTCATCTCTCAGTTAACATGTTCTTAAGCTAAGTCCCAAATTGACACGTTTTTCTTCAGTCATTCAAAAGTCTTCATCGTACTATCATTTACTATCTCATGATGGTCTAATATGTCTTTATGGAGAAGTTAATACTCCTGAAGAGGAAATTCAAAACAGTAAAGCTGTGTTCATTTGGACTCTCAGATTGTCTGTTGCCTTTAAATTCAGTTTGTTTGCTTTCGGATAACACCCCAAAGTTTAAAATCATGAACTCAATCATGAATTAAATTTTCAGATTTACTCTTCTCTATTAGTTAATACACTGATTTAAATCATTCAaaacaaagttttatttttctaaattctGTTGGTCATATCTGTCAGGACTTTCCTGTGTCTCCGTTTATTTCAGTCAGCTTTTGTTTAGCTGTGAATTTAAAGTGAAGTCCAAGTTTTATCAATAATAACTCAATGAGTCGCCAATCCATTAGGTCTTCCTGGATCTTCAGCTCGATTACAATTATTCATCCATGTTCCTGAAATAACATGACACAGACCAATTTACATAAATTATCAATGAGGCTTGTAATGATATACAAATGTGGGCGTAATGTACGGTACATCAGTGCACAGATCAAGGCTTCATGTTGAACCTCTATATTGGATTCAGCCCTTCCCTAACTACTGACTACAGTAAATGCATCAGCCACAATTATGCTCTCTGTTTAGGTGGATTGCAGTGATTACGCATACAGCACGCTTTTACAGTAAAACAGCCTCTATTCTGCATTGTAGTTGATAGTTGGAGAATTGACCACAGCAGCTCCACCCAAGCCAAGGAAGGTCTGAATCACACTTAGCAGAAGGTCCAAACTGGCGCTGAGGGTAGTTGTgcttggcacacacacacacactcacacatttaaaaatcagtTGTTGTGACTCATGCACGAATCATAGGCCAGTGTATGTTCCATTCGGTCCATAATCCAGACAGCTGATGTGTTAAACAGTGGTGCCTCTTTTGAGCGAACACTGGCTGTGTGAGGAAGGATGGAAAAACACGAGGGAGTTGTtgtggtgaggaaaaacagaAGGGCCAAGCAGGACATGGATCTTTCTCTTCTCCCACTTTTCCAGCAAGAGGAGATTTTAACAATCTCTAAACCTATTAGTTATCTTCAGATGACAATATAGCTTCTTGAAGCAAAGCCGACTTATTGGGACATCCAGTGAGGCCAACAGTTGTGATACAGGACTTCTGGCCAagactttctttttgtgttCTGTCTTGAGAACTTGGGAGGCAACATCAGAGTTGGGGTAGAAAACCCAATATCTAACACCTTGTTTTCACTTACGTGTGTGACTGGTGTTTGTAGATTCATGAATAAACAGATGATACCTCCTTAGTCCAACGCATTTCACAGATGGGAAGAAATGTGAAAGACACTAACTGTAGCCAATGGGAGTGGctaattctgtctgataactgATCAATCTGACTGTATTTCATATCAAACTGATAAAGACAATCTGACAGTTTATAACCATATTAAAGCAGAATAACATCACTCAGATTCACAATGTGTTAACATTATATaaacaagttatttttaatcatataAACTCACTCGATAATCAGCATAGGAAACTGAATTGAAGGAAGTAGCCTGCTAGGAAGTTAGCAAGCTGTTAGCTAAAGTAGCACACTGTTACTTGGTCTCTTAGAAATCCACCtgcaaatatttacatttttgtaacGTACTTGAGGCAGATTCCAGACTGAAATATTGTCGAGTGGAGGAGTTTCTCAGGCACATTAGACATCACAGAGATTCCAATAGGACTGAAGGGACTTTCAGTTGTTTCGAGGCATAACAGTAaattgttagctgcacttgtcTGCAGATGTCTGTTCTGAGACAGTACATCCGGCTAAATCCACGTTATTAGACTGCTGATGGCTTCCAGGAATACATTATGGACAGTGTGTTTGACCTTTTAAGCCACAGGACAGTTTCACATTCAATGCCCATTGAAATGCTTCAGTATGGTACTCCTTGTAATAGATAAATGGAAATCTAAACCATCCTGATATCAAAATCAGGTCCCACTCGTACGGGTCCTTCATTTTTTGGCAGATTTTGTAAATTGAGATTAAGTCTATGAGGAGCATTTTTACATTGAGAGACTTTCCACCCCTCAGCAGATAGGAAATTAAAGTCAAATCCAAGAGCTGTATCTTGGGTTTATACTGTACCTGCAGAATAATCATCTGTACTATACAGCACTAACTATACCACTACAATTGAACTATTAGCAGTAATAAGTAAACCATGATGTGAGTAATGGTAAGTTCTTTGTTCAGGAATGGTTGATTGTGTACAAGAGAGCTGCAGATGTAACATGCTGAGCTTGATGCTGTTGTTATTTGGGCCAACTGTAcgctaacaggcagaaacaaaaCCATATTAAAACATAACCAAATACCAAAAAGCAATTAAGACTGCTCTGCAATGTGtacaaaaaataacacagtTCTCACAACACTGGGAGtaattatatttaaatgtgCCTCTTATCCAGGAACTCATTTATTGGACAAAAACTGGCTTAATGAGGTGTCAGGGGGGGGAAATAGGATACTcttttgtgtatgtgtctgtgtgtgtattgtgcatgtgtgcttgCACTAATAACAGAGCTTTGATTTAACAGGACCAGCAGTGCTTAACATGAGGAGGGTAAGAAGAATCAGAGCGATTCAAAGTAAATGAGAAAGAATTGAGAAAATGTGGGACAAAGACGAGAGGAGAGGCAGGGGGTTTACACTGCTGGGGGAGACTAAAATAAACTCCACATGTATGAATAAGAAAATCCCAGATAGATGATGCCAAGGGTTTACAGAGAGAAAGGCAGGAGAGGGGAACAAGATAATGGGAAAAATGTCTTGGCTatgaaaataaaaccattaTGGATACAGTTGCAGGAGAAATGACTAACAATTGAGGTTGTTCCATCAGATGGTTTAAGCTCCTAAAGGGATTGGTTTTGTGGTGTTTGGTTGCTTGAGAGATCTGTCACATATCACCCAGTTTTTCCATGTTTCATGCATTTACAAAATACCTTTCAGTGGTAGCCAAACTGAAGTATCAAGTaccattttttttgtaaactttagacatcacagacaggggtgcactcaggctgtttgaggggcggATTTTTCAAATCCCTGATATCCACAGTGTAGGGTTCACTGAATCAAACTGAGGCAGAAATAATAGGACGAAGGTCTCTGGGTCCTCCCCTGGGAGATTTTAGTGTCTTACATGTAATTCCCTGCATTACAGCGAATATATATGCAACAATCTGAGGCTGAAATTGAATTATGTAAAagggaaacacaaaataatgaatacatGGTTTCCAAAAAACAGGAATTATTCTTCATACACAAAGCTCATATTAATCTGTAATTTTTCACAGTCATTTTAAAACTGAGTCACTAAATTATAATTTATTGATATAATtaatagatttaaaatgtagatAGAATTCCAAAAAAAGTATCAAGCTTAACCCTCACAAACCTTGCATGGCAAccaaacatactgtatatcaaaAGGTTAAGTTACCAAAGGAGAACCCTATTATGTTTTATCCAATTGGTGATCTTCTGAGAGTTATTTTATGATAATTTGTTCACTGTAGGGTCATCAAGTAAGcccctttttatgttttaacttCTGGATGGGCATCaagtgaggattttttttaacattttgttcacTGGAAAGGCATCCAGAGGTTACTTTTGAGTTTTATCTTCTAGAGCATCAGCCAGAGGTCActtttttacttgtttattgGAAATGCATTCACAggtcacatttttacattttatcctCTTGAAGGACAACCTAAGGTCAcctttgacattttgttgtatcaacttaaaaaaaacaactttgagaGCATTTTTTACGAGTATTCCACCTAATGGGCACCAGAAatgaaaagttaaaatgttttatttactaCAAGGATATCTAAGAGGGTACTTctataatgtttttttctgacatgaAGTCGCCAGGTTGGGGTGATCACACCTTGCATCATTGTTCCAAACATGGAAGCTCGTATTTCACTGAGCTATATCAAAAACCATTTTCACACAAGGTTCCCACCTGGCAGTTCCCTTGAAATCAAACTGACCACTTTGGAAACATGGCTAAATATCctcaagatttaaaaaaaacaatccctCAAACCAACCTTCAGCAAATATCTGGTGTTCAACAGGCCTTACTGCGTATCAGAAAGGATTTGACATGATATAGGAATGACATGACCCCTGGCCCTGTCCTATATGTATGCTGGAGAAAGAGATGAGacaataaaaaggaataaacatTGATTTTCTTCTTCGTTCATCCATCCCCTTCTCCCCTCTGCACCATACAAACATTGATCATTTCAGTGCGTGTGcggcacaaaacacacaccagcaggGAGGATGTCTGCACAATTGATTTCTATAAATTATACATGATCATCAAATTGCATTGCTCTTGGCCTGACCAGAATATGGTCTTTTTTTCCAGCCAAACCTCTGAAATCCTCAGCTTTGTCAGCGTGCATTCATTTGTTTCTACTCTGATgacacattttctctctctagCAGTCAGATATCATCAACTGAtgcataaaatattaaatacaacaCTGAAGCTAATGGTACACTTGGCAataatcttttattttcattttcaagtgACAGCTGGTGTGATCTTATTATTAAATGCTGTCAAAAATGATGTACAGAGCACCCGTAAATCCATTCTTTTTCCACAGTTGATGTCATACAAGGATAATATGAGTAACGCAGTGGGATATAACCTGATGTCATCTATAAAGCTGCCATCCCCACCCTTTTAAACCTGTCCTTGACTGAGCTCAGGTTACACACATTTACTGAGAATGATTCAGTCAGCCAGCCAGTCACTCAGCCAGTCAGACAGTCCCATGTGGTCCTATTATCTCAGCTCAAAAGCCTCTGCCATCTATTGGGTCGTGGCAACACACAATAAGTCTCTCCCAAGGACCTCTGAAATGGAAGCGGGGATCCCTGTCACCTGAggctatatgtgtgtgtatgtgtgtgagtattCCCCCTCCACAGTCCCTATTTTATCTGCTCTCTGTTATTACTTGtgcctgctgcctctctgtgcTCCCTCTCCCCCTTCATCTTGAGGCGTTGGAGCCTGGGGCAGAAGGTTGTGTGTGTTCACAACTGAAGAGGCCGGcagagcatgtgtgtgcatacagcATACAAAATGAGAGATAACACAAGCTTCTATTAAGGAAAAACTGAAAAGACGAGAAGTGTTAGAAGTAAATCAAGCAGAACCAACATAAATCCTCTTCAACCCACATTGACATAAAAATATcttacatttttgtgtttgcagcaaGGTCCAAGAGCATGGTGATGGGCGAGGTGTCGCGGGGCCCTTGCCGGCCTGCCTCCCCCAGCCTGCAGGAGGGGGCTCTGAAGGCTGGCTGGCTGAAGAAGCAGCGTAGCATCATGAAGAACTGGCAGCTGCGCTGGTTTGTGCTGCGCTCAGATCAGCTCTTCTTCTACAAGGATGAGGAGGAAACTAAACCACAGGTAATAATGCAGACATTTGTGGAACacactgacaggaggatgaaTATAAAACCCAGATGAGTCCTCTTTCCTTCTGCTTTGTGATCACATTTACACAATTAAATGacagtgttttatcttttatgcCCTACTGGTGCCGCTTCTTCTCTCTGGAGGACTGATTTTTACAGGCTAATGAGTCAGACAATTCAGAGGCACTGATGCGATGCCAGTGTTTAATTAATGAACTGTATGCTTCACTGTGTGGATGAGACTGGGATCATTAAGGCAAGATTTACATTTTCTTGAAAATGCCTTGAGAATAACTGCAGAAATTACATCAGTATCAAGCATATTCTGAACAGCTGAAATATCTTCAGTGCTGGGAAAATGAGTCGCATAGCACATGTAACATAGGTTATGTTGATCCTGTTGAAAAAGAGGAGAACCTTATGATTCGCCATAATtgctttatcatttttttcatttattattttgtagtttatttAATAAGacaacataagataagatattactttattgatcccaggggaaaattcagttgttgcagcaacccagacatgagTACAATCGAGActaagtttcaataagtaaaataaaataagtaaaaataaaaatagataaataaagatagaatacaaatttacaATTGTAAGTATGTGGTCACCGTGATGCAGTCCGTGGCCTCCATTGCTGtctaacagtctgatggcggtggtcacaaaggagcgcctgaagcgttcagtcttgcacctaGGTGGGATGATAcgttgactgaacgagctccccatcagccacagctcatcatggagagggtgagaggggttgtccagcatggctcgcagtttgtccatcatcctcctctcagcAACTGACTCCAGACTTAATGACTTAATGTTAGTTCTGTGCTTTCTATTTCCTGTATCTTCTTCATAAGCTCACTAAACTTTATTTCCCAGTTAGAGCTAAATCCCAAATTCATAAATATTCAGTTCAATAGATCACTTCCTCTTCAACCTTCATTCAAACAAGTAGCATGGTGTGTCAGCGTCTGAGACAGCGATTGTTTCAAGGGAAGGATTTAGGTCTGTGTTAGATCACTATCAGCCGTCAGGTTTTTGTGCATGCGTTCGAATAATTCAACAATCTTCTTCTGGACACCTGGAATCAAGAAGGTGGTGAGCTAACCCTGATAAAAGAACCAGTATAAAATATTTATGCTATGGCGCAGGAATATAAATTGGTCTTTATGCTTTATTTGTAATAGACAGTAGTAAAGATCACTCACTGCAATAAGAAGACATTTAAGTGCAAACAGCAGatcattttgtgt
Encoded here:
- the LOC117830485 gene encoding rho GTPase-activating protein 22-like; this translates as MTAMLSPKIRQTRRARSKSMVMGEVSRGPCRPASPSLQEGALKAGWLKKQRSIMKNWQLRWFVLRSDQLFFYKDEEETKPQGCIPLQGCQVNELTANPDEPGRHLFEIVPGEISVFIIQL